One genomic region from Skermania piniformis encodes:
- a CDS encoding type 1 glutamine amidotransferase yields the protein MGTYGDGGNALVLRQRLRLREIDAEVVEITLADPVPESLDLYTLGGAEDSAQRLATKHLQRYPGLQRAAERGAPVLAICAAIQVLGHWYETSGGERVDGVGMLDLTTAPQAVRAIGEIVTAPNLPGLDAPLTGFENHRGGTTLGPDATALATVTRGVGNGVGDGGEGAVQGSVIGTYLHGPALARNPQLADLLLARALGMDDLPPLDLAEVDRLRRERLRAR from the coding sequence ATGGGCACCTACGGCGACGGCGGCAACGCATTGGTGCTGCGACAACGGCTGCGGCTGCGCGAGATCGATGCTGAGGTCGTCGAGATCACCCTGGCTGATCCGGTACCCGAATCGCTCGATCTGTATACCCTTGGTGGAGCTGAAGATTCGGCGCAACGCCTGGCGACCAAGCACTTGCAGCGCTATCCCGGATTGCAGCGGGCGGCCGAGCGCGGCGCGCCGGTGCTGGCCATCTGTGCGGCGATCCAGGTGCTCGGCCACTGGTACGAGACATCCGGCGGCGAGCGGGTGGACGGGGTCGGCATGCTGGATCTGACCACCGCGCCGCAAGCGGTCCGAGCGATCGGCGAGATCGTCACCGCCCCGAACCTGCCGGGCCTCGACGCACCGCTGACCGGATTCGAGAATCACCGCGGCGGCACCACGCTGGGGCCGGACGCCACCGCGCTCGCCACCGTCACCCGCGGGGTGGGCAACGGCGTCGGCGACGGTGGCGAGGGCGCCGTGCAGGGCTCGGTGATCGGCACCTACCTGCACGGGCCCGCGCTGGCCCGCAACCCGCAGCTGGCCGATCTGCTGCTCGCCCGGGCCCTGGGTATGGACGATCTGCCACCGCTGGACCTGGCCGAGGTGGACCGGCTACGCCGGGAGCGGCTGCGAGCCCGCTGA
- a CDS encoding Mur ligase family protein yields the protein MAAKLTPRGRLALRAARLASWASQRAGRGKGSMIGGLIALKIDPTLLRQLGRDRRTVLITGTNGKSTTTRMTAAALATVGDVATQQDGANMDAGIAAALTAAQDAPLAAIEVDELHLPHVADALEPAAIVLLNLSRDQLDRVGEINMIERKIRAGLARHPSAVVVANCDDVLITSAAYDAPKVVWVAAGSGWGLDATSCPRSGEPIIWEPGTDGTGDHWRSTGADFARPTPQWWLDADTLYGPDGLVLPMSLTLPGRANRGNAAQAVAAAAALGADPAAAVAAAAGVGEVAGRYRTMQLGAHRVRMLLAKNPAGWQEALSMVDPTADGLVIAVNGQVPDGEDLSWLWDVRFEHFEGVQVVASGERGTDLAVRLTYADVPHTLLPDPSAAIASCPPGRVEVLANYTAFRDLNRKLEARA from the coding sequence ATGGCGGCGAAACTCACCCCGCGCGGGCGGCTGGCGCTGCGGGCAGCCCGCCTCGCATCGTGGGCGTCGCAGCGTGCCGGGCGCGGCAAGGGTTCGATGATCGGCGGCCTGATCGCCCTGAAGATCGACCCGACGTTGCTCCGGCAACTCGGCCGGGACCGGCGCACTGTGCTGATCACCGGAACGAACGGCAAATCGACCACCACCCGGATGACGGCCGCCGCGTTGGCCACGGTCGGCGACGTGGCGACCCAGCAGGACGGTGCCAATATGGACGCCGGCATCGCTGCCGCGCTCACCGCCGCGCAGGACGCCCCGCTGGCGGCAATCGAGGTCGACGAGCTACATCTGCCGCACGTCGCCGACGCGCTGGAGCCGGCCGCGATCGTCTTGCTGAACCTGAGCCGCGATCAGCTCGACCGGGTCGGCGAGATCAATATGATCGAACGGAAGATCCGGGCCGGACTCGCCCGGCACCCGAGCGCGGTGGTCGTCGCCAACTGTGACGACGTGCTGATCACCTCGGCCGCCTACGACGCACCGAAGGTCGTCTGGGTCGCGGCCGGTAGCGGCTGGGGGCTCGACGCCACCAGCTGCCCGCGGTCGGGTGAACCGATCATCTGGGAGCCGGGAACCGACGGCACCGGCGACCACTGGCGCAGCACCGGAGCAGATTTCGCGCGGCCGACCCCACAATGGTGGCTGGATGCGGACACGTTGTACGGGCCGGACGGGCTCGTCCTGCCGATGAGCCTGACCCTGCCCGGCCGGGCGAATCGGGGCAACGCGGCCCAAGCCGTCGCCGCAGCGGCGGCGCTGGGTGCCGATCCGGCTGCCGCCGTCGCGGCAGCCGCCGGCGTCGGTGAAGTAGCCGGCCGCTATCGAACGATGCAGCTCGGCGCGCATCGGGTGCGGATGCTGCTGGCCAAGAATCCGGCCGGCTGGCAAGAGGCGCTGTCGATGGTCGACCCGACCGCGGACGGACTGGTCATCGCGGTGAACGGGCAGGTACCCGACGGCGAAGATCTGTCCTGGCTGTGGGACGTTCGGTTCGAGCACTTCGAGGGTGTCCAGGTGGTCGCCAGCGGCGAGCGCGGCACCGATCTGGCGGTACGACTCACCTACGCCGACGTACCGCACACTCTGCTGCCCGATCCGTCGGCGGCAATCGCATCCTGTCCGCCGGGCCGCGTCGAGGTACTGGCCAACTACACCGCGTTCCGCGATCTCAACCGGAAGCTGGAGGCCCGAGCGTGA